The Polyangium mundeleinium genome contains the following window.
TCAGGACAACGCCAAGCCAGGGGGGCTACTCCGACGTCGGAGACGGGGGATCCGCCGTCGTGCGTCGGACCTTCCGGCGCTCGCCCTTCGGCAGCTTACGAGTGAGATCCGCAATATGATTCAGCTCGTCGTCGGCCGGGAAGGTGATGACGCAAAACGGGGACACGCAGAGCGCGTGTGAGATGCGTTCGACAATTTCGATGGTGATCGCCGCGAGACCTTGCTCGATGCTCGACAGGTGTCCTTTCGACATCGTCGCCGTCCCCCTCCCCCTCTTCCCGTCCGTCGTTGCCCTCCCTCCCATCCCCTCACCCCGGCCCTCTGCCGCACCCTCCGCCACCGCCGCGCCGGAGCCCCGCCCGCCGCTGGCGCCCCTGATCCCGTGAGCACCACGCTGGCCCTCGGCCGCGCCTTCTCCTGCTTCCTCAACGCGCGCGGTCAGGTTCGCTGCTGGGGCACGAACGACTCCGGCCAGTGCGGCGGCAGAGGGGGATTTGGCGATGTGGCACGGAGCAGCAATATTGAATGGCTAGCGTGCGAAGCGTGGCTTTGAAAAGTGTGCCGTGGTACATTGATGCGGCACTTCCAGGGCTTGACGGCTGTGTGTCGCACGCGTAACCTCTCCTAGGGCGGAGGATAACGGTTTGCGCAGGGACAATTCGTCACTCTACACGCAAGATCCAGACGAGATTAACCGTCTCCTTCCTCCGCATGTACGCGCGGAGAGCCTGCTTGGTGACGGCGGCCAGGGGCTTGTCTTCAAGGGGCACGTCAACGGGCTTCCTGCAGCCATCAAACTCTACGTGACCGATCAGATTGAGACACGCATCGAGCGCGAGGTAAATGCTCTTGTACGTCTTAATTGCAGATCGATAGCGCGTCTGTTGTGGTCTGGCGATATAGTGCTGGTTGGAGAAAAGGTACGCATTGTAGCGACATCGTTTGTACCAGGTAGACCATTGAGCGAGGTGCTCAAGCAGAGAAAGCTGTCCGACGACGATGTGTGTGCGATGGCCTACGATGTTGCGGCCGCCATCCACCACATGTGGGAACTCCGGGTTGTGCATCGCGACCTAAAGCCCAGCAATTTGATAGTAGAGCCATCAGGACGAGTCTCGGTGATTGATCTTGGGATCGCGCGCCACGTGTCCCAGTCATCTATTACCGGGACGGGAATGACATGGGGGACTACGGGATATCTGTCACCTGAGCAAATGCGCGGAACCAAGCAGTTGACGTGCAAGTCGGATGTTTTTGCCTTGGGCATCGTTATGCTGGAGGCGCGACTTGGTCGACATCCGACTCAAAGAGATCAGGTGGGCTTGATGTCGAGTCGCTATCACGAATTCTTGCCTGGGAGTATCGGCAAATCGAGCTACGCAGATCTGTTGAAAAGTCTCTTGCAGCCACGACCGACGGCGCGGCCCGTTCCCGCCGCGATAATGCAGAGTCTTGCATCACATGCACGGGATGGTGGAAAATGAGCTTCTATGCCAACCTCGGGTACCGGTTCAGCCTGCCGAACGACGTTAGTCCCGAGGGTAGCGTAATCCTGGCGAGCGGGATGCCATTTCACCAGCTGATTCGCCGTCGGCTTAGTCGCCGCGATCACCTTGCCAACATTGTTTTCGATCCGCAGCTGTATTTGGCTGGTATGGATGCGAATACGTGCCCGAGAACTTGCGCGTATCTCTGTTCATACCCCTAGTTTGGCTCGCCCGGGTTGCCCCAGTATGACAGTGACATCCAGCGGCAGACTGAGTGGAGATCTCATGCGGTCAATTCCGTCGCGCGCCACTGGCGGGGTTCTGCGCCTGTAGACGCCGACGAAGTCGCGGCAGCTGTTGCGCAATGCGTGGATCTTCAACGCCGCCTTGCGACTCGATTCATTATACTTCCGAGTCCGTTGACGGTGGATCCGGGCACGAGCTACGATCGTGAGATAGACTGGCTGGACGCGGGTATTCGCTACGCGCGAGAGTGTGCCGATCGCCCTGTCTATGCAACCGTAGCCATAGCGGACGGTTGTCTCCGATATACCGATCCTGAGCGCAATTCATTGCTGGACCTGATTGCTGATAGTGTCAGTGCCCGCGGGGTGGATGGCGTCTATATCGTCGTTGAGCAAGGGGGTGAGGCTACTGAGTCGCGCCAGTGTAGCAACTTCAGGACACTGGCGTCACTCCTACACTTGATTCACCTTTTGGCGCGCGACAGTGGGCTTAGTGTCGCAGTGAACTTTGTTGGCTCGTTCGGGTTGGTTTGTATCGCTGCTGGCGCAAATTTGTGGGCGAGCGGCTGGTATAAGAGCCAATATCGCATGCGCCTTGCAGACGCAATCGCAGGTGGACGAGCATTCCCAAGCTATTGGTCCCACCTCGCAGCATCCGATCTCAGTTTAGACGAAGATTTTGATAATCTGGTGGCTGCACGGCTGCTGGGGTGCTTTCAAGATCACACGAATGCATCCGCCGGCTTGTTGCAGGCTGCGCGTAGCGGCAACCGTGTTTCCGACGTTCCGCCGTGGAGATACGCGCAGTCAAACGTGACCACCTGTAGCGAACACTTCTTCCTGTCCTCGATCGCGGCTACGACGCGGTTGTCGAACCTGCCGGAGTCTCAGCGACTACCGAGCGTTGAGCAGTGGCTGACACAGGCGGTGTCCAATACGCAACAAGTTGCGCGAAGACTTGGTAGCTCACCTAAAACGAAAATTGGGCACGTGCGCGGCTGGCTCGACGCGCTTCTGCACTATCGACGCACCCATAACGTGTGAGTCTTCTTCTGTGTGGCCGATGCGAGTATGTACTCCTTATCGGGACCGCGACAGGGGACACGCCTAGCAGGCACCAGCACCGTAATCGTATCGCTGATTGTCCACAAGCCCACGCCAGCGGCTTTGAACTCGTGTCGGACCTTATCTGATGGTTGAAAAGACGGATCCATCGCTACGATGGATGTGTCAGAGAATTTCTTGTATGTAATGGCTTGGGCTAGCGCGTCAGACCACCGTCGCAGCTTTGCCTCCACTGAAATTACCTCACCAGCAAGACTCCTCATCGAGGTCGACAGCCGTACGGACCCGGATGCCACTTGCTCAATTGCACCACTGCTCTTCAGCTCGGCTAATGCCTGTTCTATTGGCTTGAGGGAGTCAAATAGTTTGGATGTAATGCTTGGGGGCGATAGTTTGTTGAATCGGCGGAGTAACGAAATAATAGAGGTGTGCCGATAGCTCCAATCCCTTGGCAAGAGTTGCGGTGGTTCGTCATGGAAGAGCGCCGTGACGATATCAGGAATGCAACCGCCAATAGGCATCTCTCGCCGAACCTTGATGACATTGGCACGAAATGTCCCCCAGGCAGTCGCTGAGTTGAGAAGGCGCATCTGTAGCTCCTTCTCATTGGAGAATAGGGGCTGGCTTACTCGTGCAGTCGTCATCCCTGCTGTCCCTCATCTACGAGCCCAAGCAGAAGGTGCAACGCCGCCCTTGCGGTCCGCGCATCTCCTGCCTCGATGGCTGCGACGATGCAGTTCTCCAGGGCCTGTATGAGTGTAACTTTAGACACCTGAGGCCGCGGGCGGACGGGCGGCGCGTCGGTGGGGTGGGAAACGTGGCTCGTTCGCTCATCAGCACGACGAACGGACTCGACACATCTTCCTGACGAGTGCGCAGTGGCTTCCCTGCGTCTGTCGCTCCGGTGACGCAGCATGTCATCGTGGCGCACGGAGCCGCCTTCGGTTTGTGCCGCCTGCTCGTGGTCGTCAAAGGTCGTGCTTGCCTGGTCTGCGGCAACTTCCGGTTGACAGGGATGGCGCTCTCGTTTGCCGCCTGGCACAAGGCCACTGCTGATGACCGGCGGCACAAGAGGATGAGCTAAGTCCTCGGATTTACTGGCACCCCCGGCAGGAATCGGACCTGCGACCTTCGGTTTAGGAATCCTCTTCCGGGGCGTTCAGTGAGTCCTACGAAACTCACTGTTTTCGACGTAATTCCAACAGGTTGTAGGCAGCCAGGGGAGGACACGAGGGGACCGGTCTGGCCATGAGATTTGGCAGAGATTTGGCACGAAGATGTCCCTTCGCGGGAGGAAGCAGTGAGCCCCTGACAGAACCATGATTGTTGGCCTACACACCGTGTGCAGGTTCGGATCCCGAGCGGGAACGGAAACGTTGCCAGCGTGGGATTTTGCAGGGGTTCTGGTGAAGATCGAGGTTTGGGCGGGAGGGGGGTGGGGGGAGCTTGGGGGGGGCAGCGTGATCGCGTGGCTGCGGACCGGGACCGAGCCGGAGGGGAAGACGAGCATCGGGGCGCGCAGCACGCTTGTTGCAAAGCCCCCACATCGTGACGAGGCGCCCAGCCGGATGCGTTTCCTCCCCAACCTCGCCGGGAGCCTGAGCAACTCCGGTGCAGAGCGAGCTCAAGCAGCGCTCTCCGCTTCCACCCTGGCCGAGGCCCGTGCTCGATGCGTTCCCTGCCCGACCTCGCCAGGAGCCTGAACAACCGCGGCGAAACAGGTAGATGCGGCCTCAGTGGCAGTACCGAACTCGCGGTGGGGGTGCCATCAGAGTTCAAGGGAAACGTTGGGTTTCCAGCGGGTAAGGTAAGTCCCCGTGTCGCCGACGATGGCGAGACCCCTCTCGTCCGCCGGGGGATGTTCGTCTAGATGGCGGAGCTTGCCGTCGAGGGCTTCCCCGATCCTGGGCCGCACCCGCTCGCACCGGCGGCGGTGCCCAGTCTACCCGTGCGGTCGGCGTTCTCGGTATTGATTCGCCGGGCAGATCCGGCGACAGTAGCCTCTCCGGATGCGCATGAGTCTGCTCAACACCCACGTTCTGCTCGAACGCTCGGCTGGACGTGACCACGGTGCGGGGAACCACACCTCGCCCACGGCGTACTGCTATTGGTCCCGCGCGTCGCAGTATCGACCACCGCGGCGCGCGCGCGCGCGTTTTTCGGAGGAGGAGTAGCATGACCGCTCCGCTTGCTGCCCGCCTGCTTGATCGCGTCTCCGATGCCGGCGTCATGTACCACCGCCTCGTCCTGACGGTCGGTCCAGCGGGCTCCGGGAAGACGGAAGCGTTCACCGACCTTGCGGCCGCGCACGGCTGGCCGTGCATCAACGTGAACCTCAAGCTCGCGGAGCGGCTCCTCGATCTTACCCAGAAACAGCGCGCTGTTCGCGTCGCTGGTCTGCTCGATGATATCGTGAAGGCCACGTCAGCGGAGGTTGTGCTCCTCGACAACATCGAGATGCTATTCGCCGTCGAGCTCGCCCAAGATCCACTACGGCTCCTGCAGGGGTTGTCGCGCAACCGTACCATCGTCGCGTCGTGGCCGGGCACGTTCGACGGTCGAGTCCTCGCTTATGCGGAGCCGGGGCACCGCGAGTTCAAGAAGTACTCGACTCCCCAGGCCGTCATCGTAAACGCGCACGAGCCCCGACCCCTCGATGTTTTCGGCTTTTCGGAAAAGACCCTATGAAATACTCCGAGCTCATCCACTTCGAGCCCATCGAGACCGTCGTTCAGCTCCGCGAAGCGGACTCGGAGCCCGACGCGCGGCGCCTCGTCGAGACCTTCGTCATCTCGGATCGAATGGCGGAGCTGCTCTGCGACATGGTCATCCCGCAGCTCCAGTTCGCCAAGCCCGCCGACAACAAGGGGCTCCTTGTTGTTGGCAATTACGGCACTGGTAAGTCGCACTTAATGGCCGTAATCTCAGCCATCGCCGAGCACGCAGACCTTGCTACGAGCATCTCCATCGCGCGAGTCGCCGACCGTGCCGTGCAGATCGCCGGGCGCTTCAAGGTGATCCGCGCCGAAATTGGCTCGACGACGATGACGTTGCGCGAGATCGTCTGCACGGTGCTCGAGGACAACCTCAGCCGGCTAGGCGTCAAGTTCGAGTTTCCCGCCGCGGGCGACCGGCACGAGAACAAGTCAGCTTTCCAGGAGATGATGGCCGCCTTCGAGGCGGTGTACCCTGACCGCGGTCTCGTGCTCGTCATCGACGAGTTGCTCGACTACCTCCGCTCCCGAAAAGATCAAGAGCTCAGCCTCGATCTCTCATTCCTGCGCGAGCTGGGCGAGGTCTGCAAGGGCACGCGTTTTCGTTTCATCTCGGGCGTGCAGGAGAGCCTCTTCGACAACCCGCGCTTCCAGTTTGTGGCCGACACGCTCCGGCGCGTGAAGGACCGCTTCGAGCAGGTGCGCATCGCCCGCGAGGACGTGGCCTACGTCGTGGCCGAGCGCTTGCTGAAGAAAGACGCCAGGCAACAGGCGCTCGTGCGTGAGCACCTGACGAAGTTTGCCCCGCTCTACGGCTCGATGAACGAGCGCATGGACGACTTCGTCCGCCTGTTCCCCGTGCACCCCGCGTACCTCGACACATTCGAGCGGGTGTACGTCGCCGAGAAGCGAGAGGTGCTCAAGACGCTGAGCGTGACCATCCGCCGGGTCATCAACGACGAGGTGCCCCCAGATGATACTGGAGTCATCGCGTACGACTCGTACTGGGGCATGCTGCGCGATAACCCATCGTTCCGCTCCGTCCCCGAGATCAAGGCGGTCATCGACAAAAGCAGTGTGCTCGAGGCGCGCATCCAGCAGGCGTTCACGCGACCTCAGTACCGCCCGGCGGCTCTCCGGATCGTCCACGCGCTCTCCGTGCACCGCTTGACCGCCAGCGACATCTATGCGCCGCTCGGCGCTACGCTGGAGGAGCTGCGCGATGACCTTTGCCTCATGCTGCCGCTGCCGGAGCGCGAGGCGGGCTTCCTGCGCACAGTGGTCGAAACCGTGCTGAAGGAGATCCTTCGCACGGTGAGCGGGCAGTTTCTGTCGTTCAACAAGGAGAACGGCCAATACTTCATCGACCTCAAGAAGGACGTCGATTTTGACTCGCTCATAGAGAAGAAAGCCGAGGCCCTCGAAGACTCGCAGCTCGACCGTTACTACTTCGAGGCCCTACGCCGCGTCGTGCTTGAGGATCCCGACGCCCCGCCCTATGTCACGGGCTATCGCATCTGGGAGTACGAGGTGGAGTGGCGCGAACGCAAGGCGGGGCGCGATGGCTACCTCTTTTTCGGAGCACCCAACGAGCGGTCCACTGCGCAGCCGCCGCGGGACTTCTACGTCTACTTCGTCCAGCCCTTCGAACCGCCGTACTTCAAGGACGAGAAGAAGGCCGATGAGGTTTTCCTCCGCCTGAAGCAACGCGACGAAGTCTTCGATCGCACCCTCAAGCTCTACGCCGGTGCGCGGGAGCAGGCCGCGACGGCATCCGGCGTCAACAAAAAGATCTACGAGGAAAAGGCAGGTGAGCACCTGCGGACGCTCACCTCATGGCTGCGCGAGCACGTGCCGAGCGTGATGGAGGTATCCCACGAAGGGCGAAGCAAGTCGCTCCTCGACGTTGTCAGGGGTAAGCTCCCGCCGAACGCGACAGTCCGCGATTACGTGAACAGCGCAGGGTCCGTGCTGCTCGCACCGCACTTTCAGGACAAGAGCCCCGACTACCCGATCTTCAGCGTCCTCATCACGCGCCAGAACCGCGAACAGGCGGCGCAGGAGTCACTCCGCTGGGTGGCCGGCAACGTGAAGAGCAAGCAGGGCGCGGCGGTCCTAGATGCTCTCGAGCTACTAGACGGCGACGTCCTGAAGCCGCGCGAGTCACGGTACGCGAAGCACGTGCTAGAGCTGCTTTCGCTGAAGGGTCAGAGCCAAGTGCTCAACCGAACCGAGCTCGTGCAGGCAGAGTTCGGGGTCGACTATTGGACGCGATTTCGGCTGGAGCCGGAGTTCCTCGCTGTTGTCGCCGCAGCCCTCGTCCACAGCGGCGACGTGGTGATTAGCCTCGCGGGCAAGAAGATCGACGCAGCGAGCCTCGACCAGCTTGCCAAGCTGAGCGTCCGGGAGGTTAGCGAGTTCAAGCACGTCGAGCGACCGAAGGATCTGCCGCTCGGCTCGCTGCAGGAACTCTGCGACTTGCTCGGCGTGGCCCCGGGGCTCATCGTGAACCCAGCGACGCGCGACGATGCCGTCGCGAAAATCCAGCTGGCGGTTGGGGCACTGCTCGGCAAGGTCGTAACCGCTCAGGCCCGCGTGGGCGAGCTGGTGTTCTGGGGACAGCCCGTTCTTTCTGGGAAGGAACAGAACGATTGGCGAACTCGTCTCGGTGCGTTGAAGACGTTTCTGGAGTCGCTGCAACCGTTTAACACGGCCGGCAAGCTCAAGAACTTTCCGCACGACGCCGCCAGCGTTCAGGTCCAGAAGCCTGCCCTGGGCCTCACTCGGGAGGTCGAGGACCTCCTCGCACTCGTCCAGAAGGTGGCACCCCTCACGTCGTACCTCGGGAAGGCCGAGGCACTGCTGGATGCGAACCACGCTTGGCAGGAGGAGGTCCGCTCCAGACGTGCCGATCTCCTCACGAAAATCGGAAGCCCCAAGCATCGCGCGGACGCGGGCTTCCAGCGACTGCTGGGTCAGACGCTCGCCGAGCTTAAGGGGAAGTACCAGGAGGCCTACCTCGGTGCCCACGAGCGTACGCGGCTGGGTGTCAACGACGACAAGCGCAAGGTGACGCTCAGCAAAAGCCCGCGTCTCGCGCAGCTTCAGAGGCTCTCCGCCGTGGAGATGATGCCGACCCAGCAACTGCGCGATTTCGAGAATAGGCTATTCGCACTGAAGACGTGCTTCCAGCTCGGCAAGCCCGAGCTCGACGCGGACCCACTTTGTCCTCATTGCGGGTTCCGGCCTGCCGAGGAAGGGGGCTCGCCATCGGTGTCGTCGAAGATACTGGACGACCTCGACGAGGAGCTCGACCTGCTCGGGCAGGCATGGACTCAGACCTTGCTCACGAACCTTGAGGACCCGACGGTAGCAGGGAACGTCGAGCTTGTGAGCGACTCCAAGGGCAAGCGGGACGTACACTCGTTCCTCAGACTGAAGCAACTGCCGGACCCGGTTACGCCAGCGTTCGTGAAGGCGCTGCAAGAAGTGCTGAGCGGCCTCCTGAAGGTTATCTTGACCCCAGCAGACCTTCGAAATGCCCTCGCCGATGGTGGGCTGCCGTGCACCGTCTCGGATCTGCGTGCGCGATTCGAGCGGCATCTGACGGTGCTAACCCAGGGCAAGGACGCGTCGAGGGTGCGCGTGGTGATCGAGTGAATGGAGACGTGAAAGTGGCGAAGAAGGCTCAGCCTGTGAACGGTGATCTCTTCATCGAAGAGTCGGGGCAACTGCGGATAGCCAACAAGTCTGTCGAGCAGCGGGCACTCGAGAGGCCCCCGGTCGAGTGCCTCGGCTTGACATTTGAGAGCGAGGAGGCGCGTCGCGCGTATTTCCTGGATAAGCTACGTGAGAAGCTTGGCGACCCAAGCTTTCGTAACACGCCAGGTTTTCCGAAAGCCGACGACGATGCGATCCTCCGGTTGAGCGACCCTCCCTACTTCACTGCATGCCCTAATCCGTTTATCGGAGAGCTGCTTCAAAGGACAGGTTCTTGTGTAGGTGCTTCTGGACCTGCATTGATTCACAAGCCATTCGCATTCGACGTCACTGAGGGTAAGCAAGACCCGGTTTGCATGGCGCACACATACCACACAAAGGTCCCCTATCGAGCTATCGTGCGCTACATTCTTCACTACACAAAGCCTGGCGACGTCGTCTTGGATTCCTTTTCGGGCACTGGGATGACTGGTCTCGCAGCCCAAATTTGCGGCGCCCCCGACCCAGATTTCCGCAACACGATCGAGGAGGAATGGAGGACTGCTGGCTTTGGTGCTCCGACCTGGGGCAGACGATTCGCAGTCCTTTCGGACATCTCTCCTTTTGCCACTTTCCTCGCGCATAACTTCAACGCCACCCTGGATGTCACTACGTTTGAACAGGAAGCCCAGCGGATCGTTGCTGAGACTGAGAAAAAGTACGGTTGGGTTTACGAGACAGATGGCGGTCGCACTGCAGCGCGCGGCTCGCTTCAATATGTAATTTGGTCGGAATCAATATTTTGCGAGTGCGGCCGGGAGATTCTCTTCTGGGACCCGCCAAATCCCGCTGGAACGCTCCCCGAGCCCGAAACCGTGTTCAAATGTCCTGCGTGCGGGGCGAACGTCGTGAAACGGAGTGCGCAACGTGCAACAACGACGTTCGTAGACAGCGTGCTAAACACGCCGGTGACTCAGAACAAGCAGACCCCGGTGTTCGTTGAGGCGCGCGTTGATGGGGCGACCCTGAGGAAGCGACCTTCCGCGTTTGACATGCAGCTATTTAAGAAGGTTGAAGCGGAACCCATTTCGAACTACGTCCCAATGCAGCCCATGATGTTCAAGGGTGCGGAATGGGGGGATATGTTTCGTGCCGGCTACCACTTCGGCATCACGCATGCGCATCATTTCTGGACAAGGCGAAATCTTCTCGTCCTTTCGGAACTCTTCGAGCGTGCTGCAAAGTCTATGCATCCACGTGAAATGCTATTCCTGTGCACTTCTCTCGCGGTCAAGACTGGAAGCCGCATGCACAACGTTGGGTTCAAGGGAGGAAAAATCAACCTTGCCGGTCAAATTTACAATACGCTTCAACTCACCAGCGTAAGCGCTGAACGCAACCTTCTCGTTCTGGCCCGTGGAAAGCTGGAAGACATCAAGAGCGTCTTCTCGATTCAAAAAACTCCAGATTCGACCTTCATATCCACGAACTCCGCGACCGCACTCCTGGGTTTGGCGGACGGCTCAGTGGACTATGTGTTTATTGACCCGCCATTTGGCGACAACATCATTTACTCGGAGTTAAGTTTTCTATACGAATCTTGGCTTCGCGTATTCACTGATACGAATCAGGAGGCGATAATCTCATCGGAACAATCGAAAGGGTTGCCCGACTATCAAGCGCTCATGGTGAGGGCCTTCAAGGAACTATTTCGAGTGCTAAAGCCAGCCCGATGGCTAACAGTCGCGTTTCATAATAGCAAGAATTCGGTTTGGAATGCCATCCAGGAGGCGCTTGGGCAAGCCGGGTTTGTGGTTGCCGATGTGAGGACGTTGGACAAAGGACAAGGTACGTACAAGCAGATGACTACCGCTGGCGCTGTTAAGCAAGACCTCGTTATCTCCGCTTATAAGCCGAGCGATGGTTTCGTCAGGGAATTCGTATTGCGCTCCGGCACGTCGGACTCCGCTTGGCAGTTCGTTAGGGAGCACATGAGATACCTCCCCGTGTTCGTAGGTTCCGGCGCGAACGCAGCCATGATTGCGGAGCGACAGCCATTTTTGCTGTTCGATCGGATGGTGGCGTTCCATATACGCCTTGGAGTCGCTGTACCCATGGGAGCGAGCGAATTTTACGCGGGTTTGTCTCAGCGATTTGTAGAACGAGATGGAATGTACTTTCTTTCGGACCAAATTGCTGAGTACGACCGAAAGCGGAGTGCCGTTACGGAATTGCGTCAACTTGACCTTTTCGTCAGTGACGAGGCGAGCGCGGTCCAGTGGCTCCGCCAGCATCTTCAGCGAAAGCCGCAGACGTTTCAAGAGTTGCAGCCTCAGTTCATGCGCGAACTTCAGTCTTGGGCGAAACACGAGCGAACGATTGAGTTGCGCGAGATGCTTGAGCAGAACTTTCTAGTCTACGATGGACGAGAGCCTGTGCCTACTCAGGTGCATTCGTACCTGTCCAGCAATTACAAGGAGCTTAGGAATCGCGACAAGGATGATCCTGAACTACGGGAGAAGGGCAAGGACCGCTGGTACGTACCCGATCCGACCAAGCAATCTGACCTTCATAAGTTGCGCGAGCGGGCGCTTTTGCGTGAATTCGAGGAGTACAAGGCAAGTACGCCAAAGAAGCTCCGGCAGTTCCGCACCGAGGCATTGCGAACTGGTTTCAAGGCGGCCTACGACGCTCGGGATTATAGGACGATCGTCAGCATTGCTAAGCGAATTCCAGAGGCGGTTCTCCAAGAGGACGAGAAGCTCCTAATGTACTATGACGTCGCAAGTATGCGTCTCGGAGAAGAGTAGGGTCACGATGCTCATCGGAAAGCACTTGTATCACGGAGACCTAGGCGCACATTTTCGAGTTCTTTGGAGAGCTAAGTGACTACTGTGGCGAAGAACACGGATACCCAGGCCAAGCTACGTCGAGGCGCCGCCGTCTATCCGCAACCAGTGGCGATGGCGGTCGGACGCCTCGCTCGTGCCCGCAACGACGCGGAATGTGCAGATGGCTGTCTGAAGGCGGCCGAAGTACTGGCTCGGTATCTCGCCGGTATTTGCGTGTCGTCCTTCGCTGCCCGCGAGAGCGCTTGCTCGGATGGGCGCGCGCTTGCGCCACTCGCGGGGGACCTATCTTTTGGGCGCTTCTTGCAGGTTGTGCAGCAGGTCTCCGCGATGGACGTCGAGCATCCATGCCGCTCACTTCTCGCGCCCTTTCGTTCAAAGGGTAAGGGGGCCCAACGTACAAGCGGAATCGCTGACGTCGTCCTCGTGAGTCTTCTAAATTTGCGAAATGAGATCGGGCACGACTTGGTTGGGCTTGGCGCCGCCCGCGCGACCGCCATTGTGCAAGAGCACCGTCCCGTCGAGCGTTTTGTTGAGGCGTTGGACGCTCTGGAGGGGCTGCTTTCATGTCCGCTGTTCGTGATCGACCAGCAACGACTCGAGCGCCGACGCGTCTGGGCTGTGCGAATGTGGCTCATGGGCGATTCTCCGGATCCGGATCCCGAGGAGGTCGAAGTCGAGAATCTAGGCGTCGAGGAGACGAGGGTTCCGTACGTGGCAATTGATGAGCGGCTTCTGCGCTTGGATCCGGTGCTCGCCTGGGCCGTGGTTCCAGCGCGACAGCGGTACAGTATACTCGTGGTCGACGGGGTGACAGAGAAAGGCCTCCGGTATCAGACATTGGATC
Protein-coding sequences here:
- a CDS encoding protein kinase domain-containing protein, which translates into the protein MRRDNSSLYTQDPDEINRLLPPHVRAESLLGDGGQGLVFKGHVNGLPAAIKLYVTDQIETRIEREVNALVRLNCRSIARLLWSGDIVLVGEKVRIVATSFVPGRPLSEVLKQRKLSDDDVCAMAYDVAAAIHHMWELRVVHRDLKPSNLIVEPSGRVSVIDLGIARHVSQSSITGTGMTWGTTGYLSPEQMRGTKQLTCKSDVFALGIVMLEARLGRHPTQRDQVGLMSSRYHEFLPGSIGKSSYADLLKSLLQPRPTARPVPAAIMQSLASHARDGGK
- the brxF gene encoding BREX-3 system P-loop-containing protein BrxF, giving the protein MTAPLAARLLDRVSDAGVMYHRLVLTVGPAGSGKTEAFTDLAAAHGWPCINVNLKLAERLLDLTQKQRAVRVAGLLDDIVKATSAEVVLLDNIEMLFAVELAQDPLRLLQGLSRNRTIVASWPGTFDGRVLAYAEPGHREFKKYSTPQAVIVNAHEPRPLDVFGFSEKTL
- a CDS encoding DUF6079 family protein, giving the protein MKYSELIHFEPIETVVQLREADSEPDARRLVETFVISDRMAELLCDMVIPQLQFAKPADNKGLLVVGNYGTGKSHLMAVISAIAEHADLATSISIARVADRAVQIAGRFKVIRAEIGSTTMTLREIVCTVLEDNLSRLGVKFEFPAAGDRHENKSAFQEMMAAFEAVYPDRGLVLVIDELLDYLRSRKDQELSLDLSFLRELGEVCKGTRFRFISGVQESLFDNPRFQFVADTLRRVKDRFEQVRIAREDVAYVVAERLLKKDARQQALVREHLTKFAPLYGSMNERMDDFVRLFPVHPAYLDTFERVYVAEKREVLKTLSVTIRRVINDEVPPDDTGVIAYDSYWGMLRDNPSFRSVPEIKAVIDKSSVLEARIQQAFTRPQYRPAALRIVHALSVHRLTASDIYAPLGATLEELRDDLCLMLPLPEREAGFLRTVVETVLKEILRTVSGQFLSFNKENGQYFIDLKKDVDFDSLIEKKAEALEDSQLDRYYFEALRRVVLEDPDAPPYVTGYRIWEYEVEWRERKAGRDGYLFFGAPNERSTAQPPRDFYVYFVQPFEPPYFKDEKKADEVFLRLKQRDEVFDRTLKLYAGAREQAATASGVNKKIYEEKAGEHLRTLTSWLREHVPSVMEVSHEGRSKSLLDVVRGKLPPNATVRDYVNSAGSVLLAPHFQDKSPDYPIFSVLITRQNREQAAQESLRWVAGNVKSKQGAAVLDALELLDGDVLKPRESRYAKHVLELLSLKGQSQVLNRTELVQAEFGVDYWTRFRLEPEFLAVVAAALVHSGDVVISLAGKKIDAASLDQLAKLSVREVSEFKHVERPKDLPLGSLQELCDLLGVAPGLIVNPATRDDAVAKIQLAVGALLGKVVTAQARVGELVFWGQPVLSGKEQNDWRTRLGALKTFLESLQPFNTAGKLKNFPHDAASVQVQKPALGLTREVEDLLALVQKVAPLTSYLGKAEALLDANHAWQEEVRSRRADLLTKIGSPKHRADAGFQRLLGQTLAELKGKYQEAYLGAHERTRLGVNDDKRKVTLSKSPRLAQLQRLSAVEMMPTQQLRDFENRLFALKTCFQLGKPELDADPLCPHCGFRPAEEGGSPSVSSKILDDLDEELDLLGQAWTQTLLTNLEDPTVAGNVELVSDSKGKRDVHSFLRLKQLPDPVTPAFVKALQEVLSGLLKVILTPADLRNALADGGLPCTVSDLRARFERHLTVLTQGKDASRVRVVIE
- a CDS encoding DNA methyltransferase — translated: MKVAKKAQPVNGDLFIEESGQLRIANKSVEQRALERPPVECLGLTFESEEARRAYFLDKLREKLGDPSFRNTPGFPKADDDAILRLSDPPYFTACPNPFIGELLQRTGSCVGASGPALIHKPFAFDVTEGKQDPVCMAHTYHTKVPYRAIVRYILHYTKPGDVVLDSFSGTGMTGLAAQICGAPDPDFRNTIEEEWRTAGFGAPTWGRRFAVLSDISPFATFLAHNFNATLDVTTFEQEAQRIVAETEKKYGWVYETDGGRTAARGSLQYVIWSESIFCECGREILFWDPPNPAGTLPEPETVFKCPACGANVVKRSAQRATTTFVDSVLNTPVTQNKQTPVFVEARVDGATLRKRPSAFDMQLFKKVEAEPISNYVPMQPMMFKGAEWGDMFRAGYHFGITHAHHFWTRRNLLVLSELFERAAKSMHPREMLFLCTSLAVKTGSRMHNVGFKGGKINLAGQIYNTLQLTSVSAERNLLVLARGKLEDIKSVFSIQKTPDSTFISTNSATALLGLADGSVDYVFIDPPFGDNIIYSELSFLYESWLRVFTDTNQEAIISSEQSKGLPDYQALMVRAFKELFRVLKPARWLTVAFHNSKNSVWNAIQEALGQAGFVVADVRTLDKGQGTYKQMTTAGAVKQDLVISAYKPSDGFVREFVLRSGTSDSAWQFVREHMRYLPVFVGSGANAAMIAERQPFLLFDRMVAFHIRLGVAVPMGASEFYAGLSQRFVERDGMYFLSDQIAEYDRKRSAVTELRQLDLFVSDEASAVQWLRQHLQRKPQTFQELQPQFMRELQSWAKHERTIELREMLEQNFLVYDGREPVPTQVHSYLSSNYKELRNRDKDDPELREKGKDRWYVPDPTKQSDLHKLRERALLREFEEYKASTPKKLRQFRTEALRTGFKAAYDARDYRTIVSIAKRIPEAVLQEDEKLLMYYDVASMRLGEE